The following are encoded in a window of Fibrobacter sp. genomic DNA:
- a CDS encoding metal ABC transporter permease has product MPDFLQYEFMRNAFITGVLVSIACGIVGTLVVVNKLSFLAGGVAHAAYGGLGLATFLGISPVNGIIPFALGSSLLMGVVSRRNKERSDTVIGVMWAAGMAIGIILIDLKPGYYVDLMSYLFGSIMAVSLQNIFLMLLLDAIIISCVLFLYKEILGISYDEEFASISGIPARILYYIILMLIALTVIMLIQVVGLIMVIALFTIPASIAELFTKDLKRMMIMSSVLGMFFTITGLIISYSFNFTAGASIVISACAGYGLAVLLKKAVLKHRLQ; this is encoded by the coding sequence TTTTCTTCAATATGAATTCATGAGAAATGCATTTATTACCGGAGTTCTGGTCAGTATTGCCTGTGGAATCGTTGGAACTCTGGTTGTGGTAAACAAGCTCTCCTTTCTGGCAGGTGGAGTTGCACATGCCGCCTACGGTGGGCTGGGACTGGCAACATTTCTCGGAATATCTCCTGTAAACGGGATTATTCCCTTTGCTCTGGGATCATCGCTGCTTATGGGGGTTGTTTCCCGCAGGAACAAGGAGCGTTCCGACACGGTTATAGGGGTGATGTGGGCTGCAGGAATGGCCATCGGGATAATACTGATAGACCTTAAACCGGGCTACTATGTAGATCTCATGAGCTATCTTTTCGGCAGTATTATGGCTGTATCACTGCAGAATATCTTTCTGATGCTCTTGCTTGATGCAATAATAATTTCATGTGTGCTTTTCCTCTATAAGGAGATTCTCGGTATCTCTTATGACGAGGAGTTTGCATCTATCTCCGGAATCCCGGCAAGGATACTTTACTATATCATACTGATGCTTATTGCCCTTACGGTAATAATGCTTATCCAGGTAGTCGGATTGATAATGGTAATAGCACTGTTTACGATTCCGGCTTCCATCGCGGAATTGTTTACAAAAGATTTGAAGCGGATGATGATTATGTCATCGGTGCTCGGGATGTTCTTTACAATCACTGGACTGATTATCTCTTACAGTTTTAATTTTACCGCCGGTGCTTCAATTGTGATTTCTGCCTGTGCGGGCTATGGTCTGGCTGTTCTTCTGAAAAAAGCGGTATTAAAACACAGACTGCAATAG
- a CDS encoding aldo/keto reductase, giving the protein MHYREFGNTGFKVSEIGLGTWQFGGDWGSISETDAGSILNEALEQGINFFDTADCYGAGRSESIIGGFLSDRKDVFIASKLGRLEGYPDKYSLELFRRCVENSLRRLRRDTIDLIQLHCIPGSYLESGEVFDWLRVLRQEGKIRFFGASVETISEAQTCMRQNDLTSLQIIFNVFRQKPEEIFSKAAEKKVALIIRLPLASGLLSGKFTKDYKFAESDHRSYNRDGAAFSVGETFSGLEFEYGVDLAGQIRSLVPASMNMAQFALRWILDHPEVSTTIPGASKTGQVKSNALASSMQPLDSRIHSELKSFYNTKVEGFIRGRV; this is encoded by the coding sequence ATGCATTACAGAGAGTTCGGTAACACGGGGTTCAAGGTTTCAGAAATAGGACTTGGTACATGGCAGTTCGGAGGAGACTGGGGCAGTATTTCAGAGACTGATGCAGGATCAATACTTAATGAGGCCCTTGAGCAGGGTATAAACTTTTTCGACACTGCCGATTGTTACGGTGCCGGGAGGAGTGAGTCGATTATAGGCGGTTTTCTGAGTGACAGAAAAGATGTGTTTATCGCCAGCAAACTGGGTCGTCTTGAGGGATATCCCGACAAGTACTCTCTTGAACTCTTTCGCAGATGTGTAGAGAACTCCCTCAGAAGACTCCGCAGAGACACCATCGACCTTATCCAGTTACACTGTATTCCCGGAAGTTATCTGGAATCAGGGGAGGTTTTTGACTGGCTTCGGGTACTTCGTCAGGAGGGTAAGATCCGGTTTTTCGGGGCAAGCGTAGAGACAATCAGCGAGGCGCAAACTTGCATGCGCCAGAATGATCTTACCTCTTTACAGATAATCTTCAATGTGTTCCGACAGAAACCAGAGGAGATTTTCAGCAAAGCCGCGGAAAAGAAAGTGGCTCTTATTATTCGCCTTCCTCTGGCAAGCGGACTTCTGAGCGGTAAATTTACGAAAGATTATAAATTCGCTGAATCGGATCATCGCAGCTACAACCGTGATGGAGCTGCTTTCAGTGTGGGGGAGACCTTCTCAGGTCTTGAATTTGAATACGGCGTTGATCTCGCCGGGCAGATAAGATCTCTGGTTCCCGCCTCGATGAATATGGCTCAGTTTGCATTACGATGGATACTGGATCACCCTGAGGTGAGCACAACTATTCCCGGTGCATCAAAGACAGGACAGGTAAAATCAAATGCACTT